Below is a window of Limibacillus halophilus DNA.
ACCAGCGGATTTGACATCGGCCAGATTCACCTTCAGCGCGGCCGGGTTCGTCGCCACCAGGACGTCGAGATGATCGCCGGCCGTCTTGATGCGCCGCGCCCCAAAATTTATCTGGAACGCCGAGACCCCATACGTGGTACCGGCAGGCGCGCGAATCTCCGCCGGAAAATCGGGGAAAGTCGCCAGATCGTTCCCGGCAAGGGCGGTCGTCAGCGTGAACTGACCGCCGGTTATCTGCATACCGTCACCGGAATCACCGGCAAAGCGAACTGTCGCCGACTCCATCTCCTGGTGTCGCCGGTCTGCAGATTTTAGGGCCTTAGAGCCTTCCATTCGCGTCGCCCACTCCTGCGCTATCCGGACGTCATCGTGATTGCTGGTCCACCGATTAGCAGAAAGCCCGGGCGCAATCAGCCCCTCTTTTTCTCTGGTCTTCAGGTAGTATTTTCCTGCGCGCGATCAAGAAGCGCCAGCATATCGGCCACAGACACGAATTTCCGGCGCGGGTGATCGCCTTGACCTGCGGCGATTTCAGCCTCGTCAATCAGGCGCCAATCCCGGTAGGTAACCCAACGAACCTGACGAGCGGTCAGCCGTGCCTCCAGCGCCTTTCGCCCTGGCTTGCCTTGTGTTTTCATATCGTCACGCAACTGCTCGGCCAGCGCCTTGCCATCCGCCTTATTCGTACCGATGACGCCGCTGGGTCCGCGTTTTGCCCATCCCACCGCATATAGCCCGGGCGCTATACGTCCATCTCGGTTGCGCAGTCGCCCGCGCGCCGCATCAAAAGGTATTCCCGGAATTCTGGGTGACCGGTATCCGATGGCCTTAATGATCAAGCCGCAGGATAGGTCTTCCTGAGCACCTGTTTCCACCACCCGGCTTCCCTCCAACCGCGTCTGCGCTACACGCAGTCCCGTAACGCTTTCTCCGCCCAAGACTTCCAGTGGTCTCGCAAAGAATTGAAATGTGATGCGCCGCGTCGCTGTTTTCTCTTTAAGTTCTGCGAAGCTTCGCAAGGTCTCCAGGTTCCTCTCGGCTTGCCGGCGCGGCTTCTCGCTTAATCCTTCCAGGGCATGTTCCGAGAGACTGTCACCTTCAACGCAAGGAGTTCCTCTATCGAGGCGGGCAAACGCCCGAAGTTCCGGATTGGTAAAGCGAGCCTGCGCCGCTCCGCGTCGACCGAGGACTATGACTTCGCGGAGTTTCGATCGAGTGATTGCGTCCGCCGCCTCCTCGGCGATATCGGTCGCGGCGAGTTCATTGGGCGAAAGGACCAGTATACGGGCAATATCGAGGGCCACGTTGCCGTTCCCCACCACAATCGCGCGCTCCACATCGATATTGGGATGAAGATTGGCGAAGTCCGGATGACCGTTGTACCAACCGACAAAGGCCGCCGAGCCAAGTATGCCGCGCTTATCCTCTCCCGGAATACCGATTGGGCGATCTCTTGGCGCCCCTACGGCCAGCACCACGGCATCATAGCAGTCCCGCAATTCCGCCATGGTCACGTCACGCCCTACTTCGACATTGCCGTAATAATGGACCCGACCGCTGCTGACGGTCTTCTCGTATCCCTCAGTCACGCGTTTTACCGATTGATGATCCGGCGCCACACCAAACCGCACAAGACCGAAGGGCGTCGGCAAACGCTCTAGGATATCGATCTCGCAATCGGGAAAAGCTGACAGCAGCGACTCTGCGGCATAAAATCCGCTCGGTCCCGAGCCCACAATCGCAACGGAAAGACGCATTCCGACAATCCCTCATTTCCGATGTGGCTATGGTGTAAGGCGATGGGCCCGCTTGACAAGCCCGCAATGCTTTCTTGACGGGAGCCATCGGGACCGCGACAAAGGCATCTCGTTTTTCTGCTACGCTCAGATACGAAAGGTTTTTCTCCATTATGAACAAGATCAAGGGCCTTCTGGCAGCCCTCTCCCTGCTTACTGCACCGTTGGCTGTGGCCCCGGGCCTGACCGACCCTGCCCGGGCAGCCGAATCCGTGATTATCGGTGACTTGAACAGCTACACGAAGCTACCGGCATTCAGCGTGCCCTATAAACAGGGATGGGAGCTGGCGCTGGACGAAATCAACGCCGATGGCGGTGTGTTGGGCGCCCCTTTGGTGGTAGTCAGCCGTGATGACGGTGGTGCGCCCGGCGAAGCGGTTACGGCCGCCAGCGAATTGACCGCACGTGAAGGCGCAACGGTCTTGATGGGGACGCTCCTTTCAAATGTCGGACTGGCGGTTTCCGATTTTGCTCAACAGCGAAATGTCCTTTTCATGGCGGCCGAACCCCTGACCGATGCCCTGGTTTGGGAAAAAGGCGCGCCCAATACTTTCCGGCTGCGCCCTGGAACCTACTCCCAATCGTTGATGCTGGCGCGCGAAGCGGCAAAACTTCCCGCCAAGCGCTGGGCGACGATTGCGCCGAACTACGAGTATGGCCAGTCCGCTGTCGCGGCTTTCAAGGAGAACCTGCTGAAGTTGCGCCCGGACGTCGAATTCGTGGCTGAGCAGTGGCCTGCCCTGTTCAAGATTGATGCCGGTGCGACCACCCAGGCCCTCGCTCTGGCCGAACCGGATGCAATCTTCAATGTGACCTTCGGCGGCGACCTCGTGAAATTCGTCCGTGAAGGCAGCCTGCGCGGGTTGTTTGAAAATCGCACCGTGGTCAGCCTGCTAACCGGTGAGCCCGAATGGAATGCCCCCCTAAAGGACGAACTTCCCACCGGTTGGATCGTGACCGGCTACCCACCCAACAAGGTGGATAGCCCGGAGCACAATACCTTCCGCGAGGCTTATATCGACAAGTTCGCGGAGGAGCCGAGAATGGGGTCGGTCGTGGGATATGTAACGCTCAAGGCTCTAGCCAAAGCCATTAATCAAGCGCAAACAACGGACGTTGAAGCGTTGGCCGAATCCTTGCGGGGTCTGGCGTTGGACACGCCATTCGGACCGATCCACTTCCGTGCAGCAGACCATCAGTCGACCCTCGGTACCTTCGTTGGCTTAACCGCCGTGGAGAACGGGGCCGGAACCATGACGGACTGGTACTATGCCAACGGCAACGATTTCCTGCCCAGCGAAGAGGAGGCCGCCAAGCTTCGGGCCGCGGAATAGCATATGACGAAGATCCGGGACGATTGGGACTACACCGAATACAAGGACCAGCAAACCTGGCCGCGCTATACCGGCATTCCGACCTTTATGCGGGCGCCCTATTCCGAAGCCTTGGATGAGTTGGATATTGCCTTGGTCGGCGTCCCGTTCGACGGTGGGGTCACCAATCGCCCGGGTGCGCGTCATGGGCCAAGGGAAATCCGTAATCAATCCAGTCTAATGCGGCGCACGAGCCAAGAAACCGGAATCAGCCCCTTCAGTCTCTGCCGTATTGCCGATATCGGCGATGCCTGGCCGCAACGTCCCTTCCATCTGGAGGAGTCCCTGGCGGAGATCGCAAACTTCTTCGCCAAGG
It encodes the following:
- a CDS encoding FAD-dependent oxidoreductase; amino-acid sequence: MRLSVAIVGSGPSGFYAAESLLSAFPDCEIDILERLPTPFGLVRFGVAPDHQSVKRVTEGYEKTVSSGRVHYYGNVEVGRDVTMAELRDCYDAVVLAVGAPRDRPIGIPGEDKRGILGSAAFVGWYNGHPDFANLHPNIDVERAIVVGNGNVALDIARILVLSPNELAATDIAEEAADAITRSKLREVIVLGRRGAAQARFTNPELRAFARLDRGTPCVEGDSLSEHALEGLSEKPRRQAERNLETLRSFAELKEKTATRRITFQFFARPLEVLGGESVTGLRVAQTRLEGSRVVETGAQEDLSCGLIIKAIGYRSPRIPGIPFDAARGRLRNRDGRIAPGLYAVGWAKRGPSGVIGTNKADGKALAEQLRDDMKTQGKPGRKALEARLTARQVRWVTYRDWRLIDEAEIAAGQGDHPRRKFVSVADMLALLDRAQENTT
- a CDS encoding ABC transporter substrate-binding protein; protein product: MNKIKGLLAALSLLTAPLAVAPGLTDPARAAESVIIGDLNSYTKLPAFSVPYKQGWELALDEINADGGVLGAPLVVVSRDDGGAPGEAVTAASELTAREGATVLMGTLLSNVGLAVSDFAQQRNVLFMAAEPLTDALVWEKGAPNTFRLRPGTYSQSLMLAREAAKLPAKRWATIAPNYEYGQSAVAAFKENLLKLRPDVEFVAEQWPALFKIDAGATTQALALAEPDAIFNVTFGGDLVKFVREGSLRGLFENRTVVSLLTGEPEWNAPLKDELPTGWIVTGYPPNKVDSPEHNTFREAYIDKFAEEPRMGSVVGYVTLKALAKAINQAQTTDVEALAESLRGLALDTPFGPIHFRAADHQSTLGTFVGLTAVENGAGTMTDWYYANGNDFLPSEEEAAKLRAAE